The Drosophila bipectinata strain 14024-0381.07 chromosome 2L, DbipHiC1v2, whole genome shotgun sequence genome has a segment encoding these proteins:
- the Ziz gene encoding dedicator of cytokinesis protein 9 isoform X4 — protein sequence MERKFTRGLNKLGSAVQMRENVSQLVRESAVLNKPLVVEPIDFEAFIAKNKTVIQNDPQRELLIYPADDVSEIIMPRKQRSNAKTVADRFEPPNEAIVCPLHGPPIIGNGNGNGHSQVSRQGSIQSNGSLHNGNGSATNGNGISSSQSSLTNSNGHGQLSRKSSQCSNGSTSHKDSSYESALSSMTIRSHLAQPEEVDEFADADGNGEDLVDGAHTHGSRAECTRFTRQALYTYRAKNHLIHYKYNAYGGNCHDLPSVSPPEELLEEVYEIDADQDRIDEQMTRSQADTITKQGYLLKGPDSASDRMFANIGNKSFKRRYCYLRQEIDGTYILELHKDEKQGEAKATIVMDFCTEVVQNPKRGRFCFELRMTAGHKSFTLAAENEQDFKDWLSKLSSVLAQNRAQEEKRNASLERQPSANSNPSPQLQPPAAEPIIFGTLKGLDQSLHPQLMKYGRETDHSIALARREQRRRLFACYQSPAKSSGSDNVEQYREHFGTRLLLTCHNLRFRMQCVPQDEGSSMSSEQQVEPYITSLSLFDAKANRKLSENFYFNVNEQWAAQLLPNSPVPASVAGCGVPRKSTEGDERSSACQAPHSLFDGVSAELLRANRQQFQQLRQCLLSVTAPHADIYLVVRIEKLLQCGIAQAAEPYLKAGKDPKLGQKVYKAAKSCAQHIGHYRQPFAWAARPLFKQYSHELDVDPHKEFEFSPIYRQELPKLKDEELLKLLVDYRKPEKLSKLTIIPGSLKMQMQFLDQITPCGLTKSLAPLSTFNPNSKHPPTIELAEFQSQSEREAHPYTSFCNHLYVYPLSLQFDSQKLFSRARNITVVVELRDGDGEYSKPLKCIYGRPGQDLLVSQIACPVLHHNVTPTWYEEIKLRLPLGLFPEHHLLFSFYHVSCNLSKKRDAHAAFETPIGYAWLPLLQKNRICLEEQLLPVAATLPVGYLSIQPLGWGKGQNCGPDIQWIDNQRNLYTVALRLDSTVLTADQHLHNFFAHCERLLEGGKTGAVPAETETCKILKAAHAIDMKSLINYLPTLLNELFTLLVHTQSEEIGLNVIRLLTNIIHLISDQAKRPDLLAAYVKFVFHAPYYSQQTARQRTVHGELCRHLPYLLNPSNPDFLIVNKFMRYSSIFFDLIVKSMAQHLLATGRIRMLRNERFPKDYADRVEQLIRVLMSYITTRYEDLAEETNILNRSLAHFVRQCLTYMDRGFVFRLIRCYMGEFSPGNPRILHEYKFNFLQEICQHEHYVPLNLPFVLNPKNKPPEMMQHFTLSEQFCRQHFISGLLLQELKSSLNEVSPVRRHALGIFKDLLAKHELDNRYQQKGQLSRIALLYIPWLGVVMDNIHRIDDLSESGACTPNGHVYADSASYTKRLSCSSSYVFSKDSSTFGSLTSTPRSKNRLTLHCDQPSPYRTSVHMKEHNYLAAIAGQPISNGISNLSLNSNTDSGHSQDTTTIGNYTNGDADVALRNGHNRSVSVTHAQILARCDKFSSAESKDLLLGFLFIIKHLSQDQMVGWWQNCNESETLQFLSILDLCLLQFRYVGKKNVVFTQDSKSGRSAKANTLPARTQPPLGLENGSQESQQPNSGTLNQTREHLLEDMDTLARTQLALYESNLATEVGMIILDCLGMYVLQFRQLLADSLILPKLARIYLRFLQLGQSERLSKHVFAALRAFINNYAVALFKGNAMLCGQMVYELLKACDSRLVEIRHESCAVLYLLMRSNFEFSGRKALTRVHLQVIISVSQMIGNVIGLNNARFQESLSIINSYANSDKAMKGTGFPMEVKDLTRRVRTVLMATAQMQAHHMDPERLLELQHSLANSYASTPELRHTWLVTMARNHEQNGNLSEAACCHLHIAALMCEYLRLKGGCSLSWSSTAFGKISRNIPLDEQGLKLDAGAQDSQYTEQMLLEQLKQCADFLDRAERFECLGELYKLILPMYERDRSFVDLAHCYEHLTQAYNKIVEVNRSGKRMLGRFYRVVFYGMMYFEEDHAIEYVYKEPKLTSLSEISERLAKQYKEKFGADVVKMIMDSSPVKVDELDAKLAYIQVTHVIPFFSKDELDQRLNEFEQNHDVDTFMYETPFTKSGAARGTVEEQWKRKTVIKTQYSFPYVLKRIPVKSREIIELSPIEVAIDEMQSKVSELEEIILPPADVKKLQLRLQGSVAVTVNAGPLAYAHAFLDAKVVNNFSIDRVGDLKDVFRDFIVVCQKALFLNERIISADQKEYHHVLKENYEKLCQALRPYFVDQNASNHSHHHHNFSSHINTQNSSTPHHP from the exons AATAAGCCTCTGGTGGTGGAGCCGATCGACTTCGAAGCCTTTatagccaaaaataaaactgttATACAGAATGATCCGCAGAGGGAGCTGCTCATCTATCCGGCTGATGATGTTTCG GAAATCATCATGCCCCGGAAACAGCGTTCCAACGCCAAAACAGTGGCCGACAGATTCGAGCCTCCCAACGAGGCGATCGTGTGTCCCCTCCACGGTCCTCCCATAATTGGCAATGGAAATGGCAATGGTCACAGCCAGGTGAGCCGGCAGGGCAGCATTCAATCCAACGGAAGTCTCCACAACGGGAATGGCTCGGCCACCAATGGCAATGGGATCAGCAGCAGCCAAAGTAGTCTTACCAACTCGAATGGCCATGGCCAGTTATCGCGGAAGAGCTCCCAGTGCTCGAATGGATCGACTAGTCACAAGGATTCCTCCTACGAATCGGCTCTATCCTCGATGACCATTCGCTCCCACTTGGCCCAGCCGGAGGAGGTGGATGAGTTTGCGGATGCGGATGGGAACGGCGAGGATTTGGTGGATGGCGCACATACTCATGGCTCCAGGGCGGAGTGCACCCGGTTCACGCGACAGGCCTTATACACCTATAGGGCCAAGAATCATTTGATTCATTACAAATACAATGCCTACGGTGGTAATTGTCATGATTTGCCCAG TGTTTCCCCCCCGGAAGAACTGCTGGAGGAGGTCTACGAAATCGATGCCGATCAGGATCGCATTGATGAGCAAATGACCCGCTCGCAGGCTGACACCATCACCAAACAGGGCTACCTTTTAAAAGGACCCGACTCCGCCTCAGATCGCATGTTTGCCAATATTGGCAACAAGTCCTTTAAAAGGCGTTATTGCTACTTGAGGCAGGAGATCGACGGCACATACATCTTGGAGCTCCACAAGGACGAAAAGCAGGGCGAGGCCAAGGCAACCATAGTTATGGATTTCTGCACAGAGGTAGTGCAG AATCCCAAACGCGGGCGCTTTTGCTTTGAACTCCGCATGACAGCTGGCCATAAATCCTTCACCCTGGCCGCCGAAAATGAGCAGGACTTCAAGGACTGGCTAAGCAAGCTGTCCTCTGTGTTGGCCCAAAATCGAGCCCAGGAGGAGAAGCGTAATGCCTCGCTGGAGCGTCAGCCGTCGGCCAACTCCAATCCCAGTCCTCAGCTGCAGCCACCAGCTGCCGAGCCCATTATCTTTGGCACTTTAAAGGGCTTGGATCAGTCGCTGCATCCCCAGCTGATGAAGTATGGACGCGAGACAGATCACTCCATAGCTCTGGCTAGGAGGGAGCAGCGTCGCCGTCTGTTTGCCTGCTATCAGTCCCCAGCCAAGTCCAGTGGCAGTGACAACGTGGAACAGTACCGCGAGCACTTTGGCACTAGATTGCTGTTGACCTGCCATAACCTGCGCTTCCGGATGCAATGTGTTCCCCAGGACGAGGGGTCCTCCATGTCCAGTGAACAGCAAGTGGAGCCCTACATCACCAGTTTGTCCCTGTTCGATGCCAAAGCGAATCGCAAGCTCAGTGAGAACTTCTACTTTAATGTCAACGAACAGTGGGCAGCTCAGCTGCTGCCCAATAGCCCAGTTCCTGCCTCAGTGGCCGGATGTGGAGTTCCTAGAAAGTCCACCGAGGGGGATGAACGAAGCTCCGCCTGCCAGGCACCACACTCCCTCTTCGATGGAGTCTCTGCGGAGTTGCTCCGCGCAAATCGCCAGCAGTTCCAGCAACTGAGGCAGTGCCTCCTCTCGGTGACAGCTCCCCATGCGGATATCTATCTGGTGGTTAGGATCGAGAAACTGCTGCAGTGCGGCATAGCTCAGGCAGCGGAGCCCTACCTGAAGGCCGGCAAGGATCCCAAGCTGGGCCAAAAGGTCTACAAGGCGGCCAAGAGCTGTGCCCAGCACATTGGACACTACCGGCAGCCCTTCGCCTGGGCCGCCCGTCCCTTGTTCAAGCAGTACAGCCACGAACTGGACGTGGATCCCCACAAGGAGTTCGAGTTCAGTCCCATTTACAGGCAGGAGCTGCCCAAGCTAAAGGACGAAGAACTCCTAAAGCTCCTGGTGGACTATCGCAAGCCGGAAAAACTAAGCAAGCTGACCATCATTCCGGGCAGCCTGAAGATGCAGATGCAGTTCCTGGACCAGATCACACCTTGTGGCCTAACCAAGTCCCTGGCTCCGCTATCCACGTTCAATCCAAACTCCAAGCATCCTCCCACGATCGAGTTGGCAGAGTTCCAGAGCCAGAGCGAACGGGAGGCTCATCCCTACACCAGTTTCTGCAATCACCTGTATGTGTATCCTTTGAGCTTGCAGTTCGATAGCCAGAAACTGTTCTCGAGGGCCAGAAACATCACTGTGGTGGTGGAGCTACGAGATGGCGATGGAGAATACAGCAAACCATTGAAG TGTATCTATGGACGTCCTGGTCAGGACTTGCTGGTGTCCCAAATAGCCTGCCCTGTACTGCATCACAATGTCACACCCACCTGGTACGAGGAGATCAAACTGCGTCTTCCCCTGGGCCTGTTTCCCGAGCACCATCTGCTCTTCTCCTTCTACCATGTGTCCTGTAATCTCAGCAAGAAACGCGATGCCCATGCAGCTTTTGAAACACCCATTGGCTATGCCTGgttgccgctgctgcagaAGAATAGGATCTGCCTGGAGGAGCAACTGCTTCCGGTGGCTGCCACTCTGCCAGTGGGCTATCTCTCCATTCAACCCCTCGGATGGGGCAAGGGG CAGAATTGCGGCCCGGATATCCAATGGATTGACAATCAGAGGAATCTCTACACGGTGGCACTGCGGTTGGATTCCACGGTCTTGACGGCGGATCAGCACTTGCACAACTTCTTCGCCCACTGCGAGAGACTGCTGGAAGGTGGCAAGACCGGAGCTGTGCCGGCAGAGACGGAAACCTGCAAGATTCTGAAAGCGGCCCATGCCATTGATATGAAGTCCTTGATAAACTACTTACCCACATTGCTGAATGAGCTGTTTACCCTGCTGGTTCACACACAGTCGGAGGAAATCGGCTTGAATGTCATCCGGCTGCTGACGAATATCATCCATCTGATCAGTGACCAGGCCAAGAGACCCGACCTCCTGGCCGCGTACGTTAAGTTTGTGTTCCACGCCCCGTACTACAGCCAGCAAACGGCCAGGCAAAGGACCGTTCATGGAGAGCTCTGCAGACACCTGCCGTACCTCCTGAATCCCAGCAACCCCGACTTCCTGATAGTCAACAAGTTCATGCGGTACTCCTCCATATTCTTCGATTTGATTGTGAAGAGCATGGCCCAGCATCTGCTGGCCACCGGCAGGATTCGAATGCTGCGAAACGAACGCTTCCCCAAGGACTATGCCGATCGGGTGGAGCAGCTCATCAGGGTGCTGATGTCCTATATCACCACACGCTACGAGGATCTGGCGGAGGAGACCAACATCCTCAACCGCTCCCTGGCGCACTTTGTGCGTCAGTGTCTGACTTACATGGACAGAGGATTCGTGTTCCGGTTGATACGCTGCTACATGGGCGAGTTCTCGCCGGGAAACCCCAGGATACTCCACGAGTACAAGTTCAACTTCCTGCAGGAAATATGCCAGCATGAGCACTATGTGCCCTTGAATCTGCCGTTTGTCCTAAATCCGAAGAACAAACCCCCGGAGATGATGCAACACTTCACGCTGTCGGAACAGTTTTGTCGCCAGCACTTCATCTCGGGGCTGCTGCTCCAGGAACTGAAGAGCAGCCTCAACGAAGTGAGCCCGGTGAGACGACATGCCCTGGGAATCTTTAAGGATCTGCTGGCGAAGCACGAACTGGACAACAGGTACCAACAAAAGGGCCAGCTCTCCAGGATTGCTCTGCTCTACATTCCCTGGCTGGGAGTGGTGATGGACAACATCCATCGCATCGATGACCTGTCCGAGTCGGGGGCCTGCACTCCCAATGGCCATGTCTATGCGGATTCTGCGTCGTACACCAAGAGACTGAGCTGCTCGAGCAGCTATGTGTTCAGCAAGGATTCCTCCACATTCGGTTCCCTGACCTCCACGCCGAGGTCCAAGAATCGCCTAACACTGCACTGTGATCAGCCGAGTCCCTACCGCACCTCGGTGCACATGAAGGAGCACAACTACCTGGCGGCCATCGCCGGACAGCCGATCAGTAATGGCATCTCCAATCTGTCCCTTAACTCCAACACGGATTCGGGG CACTCGCAGGACACCACTACCATTGGCAACTATACCAACGGAGACGCTGATGTGGCTCTGCGAAACGGACACAATCGTTCGGTTAGCGTCACCCACGCCCAGATCCTGGCCCGCTGTGACAAGTTTAGCTCCGCGGAGAGCAAGGACCTCCTGCTGGGCTTCCTGTTCATCATCAAGCACCTCTCCCAGGATCAGATGGTGGGCTGGTGGCAGAACTGCAACGAATCGGAGACCCTGCAGTTCCTCTCCATTCTGGACCTGTGTCTCTTGCAGTTCCGGTACGTGGGCAAGAAGAACGTGGTATTCACGCAGGATTCCAAGTCGGGACGCTCCGCCAAGGCCAATACTCTTCCGGCAAGGACACAACCACCCTTAGGGCTGGAAAATGGCAGCCAGGAGAGTCAGCAGCCGAACAGCGGAACCCTGAACCAGACCCGGGAGCACCTGCTGGAGGATATGGACACTCTGGCCCGGACTCAGTTGGCTCTCTACGAATCGAACTTGGCCACTGAGGTGGGCATGATCATACTGGATTGTCTGGGCATGTATGTCCTGCAATTCAGGCAGCTCCTGGCCGACAGTCTGATCCTGCCAAAGCTGGCGCGGATTTATCTGAGATTCCTGCAGTTGGGCCAGTCGGAGAGGCTTTCCAAACACGTCTTTGCCGCCTTGCGGGCTTTCATCAACAACTACGCCGTGGCCCTGTTCAAGGGCAATGCCATGTTGTGCGGCCAGATGGTGTACGAACTCCTCAAAGCCTGCGACAGTCGCCTGGTGGAGATCCGGCACGAGTCCTGTGCCGTTTTGTACCTCCTCATGCGCAGCAACTTTGAGTTCAGTGGCCGCAAGGCACTGACGCGGGTTCACCTCCAGGTGATAATCTCGGTCTCCCAGATGATTGGCAACGTAATCGGCCTGAACAATGCCCGCTTCCAGGAGAGCCTGTCCATCATCAATAGCTATGCCAATAGCGACAAGGCGATGAAGGGCACTGGCTTCCCGATGGAGGTGAAGGATCTCACCCGAAGAGTGCGCACGGTTCTGATGGCCACGGCCCAGATGCAGGCCCATCACATGGACCCAGAGAGACTGCTGGAGCTGCAGCACTCCCTGGCCAATTCCTATGCCTCCACGCCGGAGCTGCGACACACCTGGCTGGTGACCATGGCCAGGAATCACGAACAGAATGGAAATCTCTCAGAGGCAGCCTGCTGCCATCTCCACATAGCTGCCCTGATGTGCGAGTACCTGCGATTGAAAGGCGGCTGCAGCCTCAGTTGGTCGTCCACAGCCTTTGGGAAAATCTCCCGCAACATACCGCTGGACGAGCAAGGTCTCAAGCTGGATGCTGGTGCTCAGGACTCCCAGTACACGGAACAAATGCTTCTGGAGCAGCTGAAGCAATGCGCCGATTTCCTGGATCGTGCTGAAAGATTTGAATGTCTGGGAGAGCTCTATAAGCTGATACTCCCCATGTATGAGAGGGATCGCAGCTTCGTGGACTTGGCTCACTGCTATGAGCATCTCACCCAGGCCTACAACAAAATCGTCGAGGTTAATCGTTCTGGCAAACGAATGCTGGGCCGTTTCTACAGAGTGGTCTTCTATGGAATG aTGTACTTTGAGGAAGACCATGCCATCGAGTATGTCTACAAGGAGCCCAAGCTCACATCCCTCAGCGAGATATCCGAACGTTTGGCGAAACAATACAAGGAGAAGTTTGGAGCCGATGTGGTGAAGATGATTATGGATTCATCTCCG GTCAAAGTGGATGAACTGGATGCTAAATTGGCCTACATTCAGGTCACCCATGTCATTCCTTTCTTCTCCAAGGACGAACTCGATCAGCGACTCAATGAATTCGAACAAAACCATGATGTGGACACGTTTATGTATGAGACACCGTTCACCAAATCGGGAGCAGCCCGTGGCACTGTGGAAGAGCAATGGAAACGTAAAACAGTCATCAAga CTCAATATTCGTTCCCTTATGTTCTCAAACGCATACCCGTGAAATCCCGTGAAATCATCGAACTGAGTCCCATCGAAGTGGCCATCGATGAGATGCAATCCAAGGTTTCAGAGCTGGAGGAGATCATTCTGCCGCCAGCCGATGTGAAGAAGTTGCAGCTCCGTCTGCAAGGAAGTGTGGCTGTGACCGTAAATGCAGGACCTTTGGCCTACGCCCATGCCTTTCTGGATGCCAAGGTGGTCAATAATTTTTCCATTGATCGCGTGGGTGATTTAAAGGATGTGTTCCG TGACTTCATAGTGGTCTGTCAGAAGGCACTGTTTCTGAACGAGCGGATCATCAGCGCGGACCAAAAGGAATATCACCACGTCCTCAAGGAGAACTACGAGAAGCTGTGCCAGGCTCTCA GACCGTATTTTGTTGATCAAAATGCCAGCAACCACTCCCACCACCACCATAACTTCAGCTCCCACATAAACACACAGAACTCCTCGACACCACACCATCCATAA